From Clostridium sp. SY8519:
CCCGGGAATACCGATGACACAGATGCGTACTTTTGAAAAGAGCTGATTTACACCTGTGACGGCAATGTTGCCGCAGTCGTGTAAATACAGCTCTTTTTGTGTTATAATAGACAAATCATGTGTTAGAACGAGTATCATATCCCGGAGGAGTCAATGAAGACATTAAGTATCGTCGTGCCGTGCTATAATTCCGCGGCTTATATGAGAACCTGTATCGATTCTCTGCTGACCGGAGGAACCGACATGCAGATCCTGATTGTGGATGACGGATCCGACAGGGATCGGACAGGAGAAATCGCGGATGAATATGCCAGGAACTATCCGGGCATCTGCCGGGCGATTCACCAGGAAAACCGGGGACACGGCGGTGCGATTAATGCCGGACTGGCGGCTGCTGAGGGGATGTTTTTCAAAGTGGTGGACAGCGATGACTGGCTGGAGCCGGAGGCGCTGCGCAGCATGCTTTCTGTATTGAACCGGATGATGCGCCGCCAGGACTGTGCGGATGTGGTGTTCAGCAATTATATCTATGACAACAGAGAGCGGAAGCATACGAAAACCATGCAGTACCGGAAATATTTTCCGCAGCACCGCATGTTTGGCTGGGAAGAGACCCGGCCGCTGGGGCTTTCCACTTATGTCCTGATGCATGCGCTGATTTACCGCACGGCGCTGCTGCGGGAAGAAATCGGACTGCATCTGCCGGAGCATACCTATTATGAGGATAATATCTATTCCTTTGTGCCGATGGCGCGGGCGCAGCGGCTGTATTATGTTGACGTGGATCTGTACCATTATATGCTGGGGCGGCCGGATCAGTCCGTCAGCACAGAGATGATGCTCAGGCGTGTCAGACAGCAGTACCGGATCAATCGTCTGATGATCAAAGCAGCAGAAGACATGAAATCGCTCACCGGCCGGCAGGCAGGATTTTTGACCCATCAGATGGCCCTGATTTTTATGGTAACCACCGTATTGTGTCTCCAGACCCGCCACAGGGACCAGCCGGCGAAGCTGTGGAAACTGCTGCAGGCTTCCAATCCCGGCCTGTATACGATGGTGGCACACAGTGCCATGGGACGCGCGGCCCGGATCCCGGGGCCGGTGGGGCACGGAATCATTCTTCTGGGAAATTATGTCGGCCAGAAAATAATCGGATTTCGCTGATCCGGGAAGCGGGGATCCGCCGGCGGAGAAGGAAAATCCCGCGGGTTATCCGGGGAGTGTACGGAAAGCCGCAAAAGGAAGATCCCGCGGACGACCCGGAGCGATCGGAAAACTGCAGACAGTCAGTGTCCGTACAGCGCAGCAAAGGTGCGGAAAAAGGCCTGGGCATTGTCCGACGGATGCTGCCCGCTGCGGCGTACCAGGCAGAGATCGCTGGTCAGGCTCTCTTCTGCCAGAAGACGCCAGGACAGCTGGGGGGCCAGCGGCAGTACGGAGGTGGGGACCAGCGCGACGCCCAGGCCGGCAGCCGCCCACTGGATGCTGGTACGGGCATCATCGTTGATGCAGGAGTAATCCGGACAGAGCTGTTCCGCTTCCATGGTCTGCCGGATCTGTTTTTCCCAGCGGCGGTAGACGATCAGCGGCAGGTGGTTTAAGTCTTTCAGCGTAACGGGCTGATCGGCGGGCAGATGACGGAAATATTGTTCTGTGCCCGCAGCAGCGAAGGAATCACTGCGGATACGCAGGATATCCAGTCCCCGGGACAGGAAAGGGGTGCGTATCAGCGCCAGTTCGATCCGCTGCCGTTCCAGGGCATCCAGCAGCAGGAAAGTGTTGCTGTCAAAGAGTTTGAACCGCACTTGCGCGTGATCCCGGCGAAAGGCGCGGATACCGGCAAACAGTTCCTCACAGGTTCCGGAGGAAATGATGCCCAGTTTCAGGCTGCCTCCCTTTCCCGCATGCAGGCTTTTCAGATCTTCTTCAGCGGAATCTTTCAGATCCAGGATTCTCTGGGCGTAATCGTAGAGCAGTTTCCCGGCTTCCGTCAGGCGGATCTGGCGGGCCCCTCGTTCAAACAGGAGTACCCCGTATTCCTGTTCTAATTTTCTGATCTGCATCGACAGCGGCGGCTGTGACATATGCAGACGTCTCGCGGCACCGGAAATGGTGCCTTCTTCTACTACGGCAGAAAAATAAGTCAGTTGTTCCATATTCATAAGGATTCTCCTTTGGCAGGTGCGTTTGGCAGGCACGGGAAATGTCCCGCGGAGCAGGCAGTCCCGGGTGAGTGTCTGTGTCATAAAACACTTTCTATATAAAAACAATATACATTTCTATAATATATATATGCTCTATATAGGAAGAACTATGTTATTATAACACAGGAAAGAGAAAACAGATGGGAGAATCATTATGAGAAAATTGCTTGTTTATATGAAAAAATACCGGAGAGATGCCGTGCTGGCACCGGTATTTAAATTAGTGGAAGCCTGTCTGGACCTGCTGATCCCCATTGTGGTGGCAGCCATTATCGATCACGGGATCGCCCAGGGAAACCGCCCTTACATTGTGAAGTGTTTCCTCCTGCTTCTGGTAATGGCAGCAGCCGGCATGGGCATATCCTTCGCGGCGCAGTGGTTTGCGGCCCGCTCCAGCGTGGGATTTGCCACAGAGATCCGCCAACGGCTGTTTGACCACATCCAGAAGCTGTCCTATACGGAGCTGGATACACTGGGCACGGATACACTGATTACCCGGATGACCAGTGATGTGAACCAGGTGCAGAACGGTGTGAACCTGGCTCTGCGGCTGTTATTGCGCAGCCCCTTTATCGTGGTGGGATCCATGGTGATGGCCTTTACCATTGATGTGCGCTGCGCCCTTGTTTTTGTGGTGACGATTCCGGCACTGAGTGTGATTATCTTCGGCATTATGTTTGC
This genomic window contains:
- a CDS encoding glycosyltransferase family 2 protein yields the protein MKTLSIVVPCYNSAAYMRTCIDSLLTGGTDMQILIVDDGSDRDRTGEIADEYARNYPGICRAIHQENRGHGGAINAGLAAAEGMFFKVVDSDDWLEPEALRSMLSVLNRMMRRQDCADVVFSNYIYDNRERKHTKTMQYRKYFPQHRMFGWEETRPLGLSTYVLMHALIYRTALLREEIGLHLPEHTYYEDNIYSFVPMARAQRLYYVDVDLYHYMLGRPDQSVSTEMMLRRVRQQYRINRLMIKAAEDMKSLTGRQAGFLTHQMALIFMVTTVLCLQTRHRDQPAKLWKLLQASNPGLYTMVAHSAMGRAARIPGPVGHGIILLGNYVGQKIIGFR
- a CDS encoding LysR family transcriptional regulator, with product MNMEQLTYFSAVVEEGTISGAARRLHMSQPPLSMQIRKLEQEYGVLLFERGARQIRLTEAGKLLYDYAQRILDLKDSAEEDLKSLHAGKGGSLKLGIISSGTCEELFAGIRAFRRDHAQVRFKLFDSNTFLLLDALERQRIELALIRTPFLSRGLDILRIRSDSFAAAGTEQYFRHLPADQPVTLKDLNHLPLIVYRRWEKQIRQTMEAEQLCPDYSCINDDARTSIQWAAAGLGVALVPTSVLPLAPQLSWRLLAEESLTSDLCLVRRSGQHPSDNAQAFFRTFAALYGH